CCTGGATGAGTCTCGTCACCACGTCCTCGGCCTGGCCGATGCGGGTCAGCGGCGCCACGTCGTAGAAACGCATGACTTCCGGATCGGACCAGATGTCGAAGATCCGCTGCGCGTCGGAGACTTCGAGCGGACGCAGTTGGAGGCGAGCGGTCGCCGGGAGGTGAAGATTGGGGAAAGGTGCAGTCATCGGCGCGTCAGACTTCCGGAGGGTGAGAGGGCACACGATCAGCAGTGTGCCTCATCCACCGCGCCGACCCCACACGTGCTCTTTAGTGCGACGACTCCGGAAACGGATCAGCCATCCGCTCATGCAAGAAGCCTGGAGAGGCGCGGCAAGCGCCCTCTCCCGCCGCGTTCGCGGCTACGGGGATAGCGGGCCGAGATTGACGATCCTCGGCTCGGGACCCATGTCCGTCGCGCCTGACGCCGATTCGATCAGCCAGAGCAGTTTGGCTTTTTGCTGCTCCTCGACGCGCTTGTGCGTCAGCTTCGGATCGACGCGGTTGATCACGACCAGGTCCAGCGAGGGAACCACAATGGCGTATTGGCCCAGGTGACCGTCGGCCCAGTAGGCGTCAAGCGTGATGGTTGCGCCCGGTCCGCGTGGACCGACCGCCGGATTGCTCGTCCACCACATATAGCCGTAGCCGCCATACGGGGTGTCGGAATACGGCCGGGTCGATTCAGCGACCCACTCGGCGGGAATCACCTGCTGGTCGCGCCAGCGTCCGTTGCGCAAGAACAGCAGTCCGAAGCGCGCCAGATCGCGGGCGCTCATCTTCAGCGGATAAGCCGGATACCTTGAACCCGGTTCGCCCGATGCATAGCGCCCATCCGAGGGCTGATAGTCCTGCATGCCGATCGGATTGGCGATTTCCGTTTTCAGTGCGTCGAAGATGCGCTGCCCTGTCAATTTCTCGTAGATCGCCCCGGCGGTGTTGAAGTCCCAATTGTTGTAGACCCAGAATTCGCCTGGAGCATGCGTCCCGCGAGCAGGTTTGATGGAGAGCATCCACGGCGTTTCGTAGACCGTCGGGTGGTAGACGCCCGAACGAGCCTCGATCATCTCGCGTACCGTTGCGGTTTTTTCAATGGCCGTCAGGGAGGGTGGATTGTCGTCGATGCCTAACTCAGCGAGGGTTTGGTCCAGATGCATCTGACCGCGCCCGACGGCAATGCCGATCAGCGCGCTCACCAGACTCTTGCGCACCGAGAATAGCGCGGACTTGCGGGCCGTGTCGCCCCATTCGTCGACGACCACGCCGTGCTGAACGATCAT
Above is a genomic segment from Paraburkholderia phenazinium containing:
- a CDS encoding serine hydrolase domain-containing protein — its product is MNTLRSLVVLTVVSLSAMHAVAGTLAADPSDQPASLASAAQVAAPPPSTGSDPFPGAEWSHGDPAKMGWSVDGLAAAKAYADRVGSTSGMIVQHGVVVDEWGDTARKSALFSVRKSLVSALIGIAVGRGQMHLDQTLAELGIDDNPPSLTAIEKTATVREMIEARSGVYHPTVYETPWMLSIKPARGTHAPGEFWVYNNWDFNTAGAIYEKLTGQRIFDALKTEIANPIGMQDYQPSDGRYASGEPGSRYPAYPLKMSARDLARFGLLFLRNGRWRDQQVIPAEWVAESTRPYSDTPYGGYGYMWWTSNPAVGPRGPGATITLDAYWADGHLGQYAIVVPSLDLVVINRVDPKLTHKRVEEQQKAKLLWLIESASGATDMGPEPRIVNLGPLSP